One stretch of Pigmentiphaga aceris DNA includes these proteins:
- a CDS encoding YqaA family protein produces the protein METWFNESIAWLLAAVALPGVGLSAIFIVTLLSATLLPIGSEAAVFGYVKVAPDMFWTAMLVATAGNTAGGMITYYMGLGAHKAVEKVRHSHDAEHADGADAHATEPHVPLRPHHNPHPEHHRIRRAMHDWLVRLGPKTLLLSWLPVVGDPLCAVGGWMRWPAARCALYMAIGKFLRYLSMTAGLLWVFPHS, from the coding sequence ATGGAAACCTGGTTCAACGAATCGATAGCCTGGCTGCTTGCAGCCGTGGCGCTGCCCGGTGTGGGCTTGTCCGCGATTTTCATCGTGACGCTCTTGTCCGCCACCTTGTTGCCGATTGGCTCCGAGGCGGCGGTGTTCGGCTATGTGAAGGTGGCACCTGACATGTTCTGGACGGCCATGCTGGTAGCGACCGCGGGCAATACGGCGGGCGGCATGATCACCTATTACATGGGGCTGGGCGCGCACAAGGCGGTGGAGAAGGTGCGGCATTCGCATGATGCCGAGCATGCGGACGGGGCTGACGCGCATGCGACGGAACCCCATGTTCCGCTTCGACCGCATCACAACCCGCACCCGGAACATCACCGCATCCGGCGCGCCATGCACGATTGGCTGGTGCGCCTGGGGCCCAAGACCCTGCTGCTGTCCTGGCTGCCCGTGGTGGGTGATCCTTTGTGTGCCGTCGGTGGCTGGATGCGCTGGCCGGCAGCGCGTTGCGCGCTGTACATGGCAATCGGGAAATTCCTGCGCTATCTGTCGATGACGGCAGGGCTGCTGTGGGTGTTTCCACATAGCTGA